CTGGGATTTCTGCTCTTCGTGGATATTATAGTGTGCTGCTCAACCATAACTGGATCCACATGGACGGACTGACTAGGGCTAACAGCAGAAGTATATGGCACACGCTGATAAGGGCCAGTGGAGTAAGGAGTTGAACCGACAGTGCTGCTGCTACTATGACAGGTGCAACTGGACTTGGTACTGGCCAAGCTTGTTGCAGATGGTGAGGGACTGAGACCAGGGGTGGGTGCATTGGTGCCATTATCAGGTGGTTCTATCCCCTCCTCCCACTGCTTGAAGCAATAGTTACACACCCTGATCCGTTCCCAATCTTCGCTACCAGTCCTTGGGTCATCGGATGGGGCAGGAAGCGAGTTAGCTGTGCACTTGGCACAGAAAACTCGGCCACAGAGTCGACAATGATGCCTGCGGTTAAAAATGGTGAACTGGGAGTCACAGTCGTAGCATACCCTACAGCTATGATCGGGCATCCAGAAGTCCCTGGACACATTGGGTGAATGGGTCCTGCGAGGGATCCAGGACTTGACGATGTCAACTAGCTCCGACAGTTTGTTGTCAGGGGTGCCCATCCCATGGACAAGGATCCCACCCAACCCCATTCATTGTGAATTGTTCATTGGCCAGTCCCACGATCAGACCACAGCCCAAGGTCCTGATGAagaagaatcaaatcccaaataAATATGATGACAgtgaaaaaccaaaacccaacaaacaaacaaacagacagaaaaaaataaataaataaaaaaaaaattaaaaaaaaaaagataaagaaaaagggagCAGGAAACAACCTCTTTCAAAGTTCCATTGCATTGTTCGTCTACAACTATGGTAGTACTACTGTACTAGCAGCAGTCATAAATGATTCCACAACCACAAACTCCTAGAACCCACTCAAAAGTTCCATTGCATTTGCCGTATTGGAGTAGTTAGTCAGAAATGAATCCACAACCACGCACACACACTGATGCGCATAGACACGCATATATCCATATCTATAAGACTATATCTATAGAGGAAAGCAAAAGATATGCCGTTAAAAAGTAATGGGCCAAGCTTTCTTTCATCTGAATGTATAGAAGAAGTCATAGTACATAATGGAAACAGAagtacaaataaaaaagaagaattacCTGGCGGTTGTCGCCCGGAATCCCCAGCTTCCGATATCTGAGCCTTGGGAGTCCCAGAATTCCAGGGGCCAAAGATACTCTCAGGGCTCAATCCGAGAGGTAGCACGAGTCAGGAAGGGAGAAAATGCCCCCGACCCTAATCTAGTCAATCAATTTGGAATTTCGCACCCCAGGAACACGAACAGCACGAAACCGTTAATcagaagaaaattaatttcCTACACGAGTGGTCTATTTAATTTAGTTTGAGCCCATGACAGACAGGCGCAGACAAAACTATTGGCGTTGATATTAATAGTAATACAAACAGAAAGCCTTTCAAATCCCCGATTTGTGTTGCGCCCCCTTATCACATAATTACGTCCGACACTGACTAACTGTCTCATGTTTCATATCtacattatattttaattaaaacaaagaaaaactaagacaaatattatatataaacccAAAAGAACATCACACTGCAGACCAAGTTGTTAGAGCAATCTTGATAGAGAGAGGTTTAAAGCTACTATATTCAATACTCTTGTTCCTTTCTTATTCTTTAAAAGtgatgtgattttaaaaatcactaataaatttgaaattgatcACCTtcaatagaaattttaaaaactacattaTCTTTAAGGAAATAAAAGTCTTACCTATAGCATTAGTCTACTCTTTAGTCAGGATTATACATACAATAAAACGTCGTTGAAGTTGGCTGGAGTCTTTGTACTTTGTCGAAGGGTgagaaggattttttttattattattttttaaaaaaaaaaatattagatgaCCGAGATTTCATGAATCTCTCGCCTTCTTGGTTTCATTGCCAGtcaaaaaagaggagaaaaaaaaaaaaaaacagccaaACTTAAACCAATTAAATGGACATTCCACTTTGTACATTCGATTTGTGGCATCATTTCAGGTTATAAATACGGACATCGCAATCGTTTATGCTCGGTTTGCTTGGAAGGAATTTGTGACTAGGAAAAAAgcttgctttttttttcttttttcttttttctttttggatgaaaaTGATGAATATCATTAGGGAAAACAACCTGCTTGCTCAGCAAGTACAATGCTCTGGATAAAAGGACATTCATCTATCCGTACTCTATTTAACATCTGTGAAATTGCAATCTTAGCCATAACATGAGCTTGCTTTATTAGCTTTCCTACAAATGTGCCAAACAGTCCTGTAGCAGAAACCGTTTAGCTTTATTTTAGTATCCTCAATCAGTTGGCCGAGTAACTTCTTGCCATGAGTTGGTTCTAGTATCGGATAAGATTATATGAAGCTTTGCCAAGTTAAACAAAAGGTAAAATAAATGACTCACTGTTATGGTTGTTAAGTTCTTCAAATGATCAACGCAGGCTCAAAATGTTTATTATTTCATCATTAATAAAACAGAATTATGTGTTTCACTCCTCATCTGTGCCTGAACCTTCCGAGCTCGAGTCCCGTTTATTGAGAGTGCCATTGGCAGCAGGGCCTTTCTTTTTAGCATCTTGTTCATCTGCCTCATCTTCACTGTACTCACTCTCATAATCATCatattcctcttcttcattctcctcttcctcttcaaCCCCATCCTCCGTAATGGGTCCCTCTTCTGCGACAAGGCCACCTCGGGTGCCAGCCCTAGTCCGTCTCAAAATTTTTACTTTCAAGTTTGTCTTTCTATCGCAGCCTATCCAAGCGTCACACAAGCAGTAACAAGTCAAATTGTAATTACCCTCTGCTGGGGCCTGGAACTTGCCCATCACCAGTCTAGACCCACCCTTCACCTTGTCAACTGCCTCTCTCACGGCCACACTGGTCTCCTTTACATTTGCTCCTGATCCCTCCATAGTCTCCTCAATTGACTTCGAAGCGCCAGTTATAGCTGCAGCTTCATCCATAAAACTAACCTTTTGAGAAAACCACACATTATTTGAAACAGGATCTGCAAGCATAAACCAGAAGTTCTCTTCCTTGTGAAATGGGTAGCATGGGGCATGGGGGAGGGCACCTATCAGGCCGTTACCACGTTTGAGTGTTACCCAAGCATGGACCGTGACAACGTCACCCTCTTGTATACCCTCTTCACCTTCAGTCTCGCATGTAGCTTCAATTGTTATAGAAGGCATCATTTCCAGCACCATCTCAACATCGTGTACGCAGTCAGGAGAGAACCCGGCTACCTGAGTAAGCAGCTCAGCACGTTCTTGCAAGCTCATGTCCTGAAGGTCCTGAAACGTTCTCACCTTCTGCAAATGAAgaataaaaatgtttaaaaaatatcaaaaagaacGTAAACACGGGGAAATGATAATTTTTCTGGGTGGGGGTTTGTGGGAAGGGGGATCACAGGATGTGTTCAATACTCCAGACAGAATTCGTTCAACACTGATTTTTGGTCATTAACAGGCTTGTGTTAAAGCAAAagtcatttcaaaatttcatcAGATGTGTTGCTCAACAATTAATTTCGAATACTTATTAGATAGGTTTAGTAAACCTATATGattttaaaacatgttaaaaagaaaatatacaaaacacaGAAGAAACCCCAAGTGAAATATGAACTGGAACAAAAATGTGGGTACAGCTCTTTCATTCCATTGTtcagaaattttgattttaatcaagtagaaaataacataaatataatagCTAAAGCCATTGGAAAATAGCGCACCACAGGTTCTTAAATTATAGCACATTTCCAGATAATAAGGGCAGCCATCAAAGACAAATGTTGTGGCTCTGCCCTCAAAGCTAGGCAAAAGGCATATTAACAACTGCATTCCTGCATGCCGCAAACAAGAGAGTAGATTTTATCTACTTACTTTGCGGGCTATCTTTTTGATAATGGCCTCACTGAAATGCGGCAGCTGCAGAAAGGTTGCAATGCCCTCAGCAGATCCTCCAGTTGCCTTCCTTGCACTGATAGGAACAGCCTGCATCACAGGTAACACAACAAAAGGATCCTACTGTGAGTATGAACTaggaaaagaacaaaggaaCACAAAATAGATTAATCCTAAACATGGAAACGTTAACAGGAAGCAACCATCTAAGTAAATGACTtactaacaaaacaaaagttcTTTGCAACAAAAAATGACAGATACATTCCTATGAAATTGAGCAAAAAGTTGTTAAGAAACTAAATGTCTGGTATGCACaacaactaaaacaaaaaatgcaaataCCCAAATCTCGCAATGAgctttgccaaaaaaataaacagataAACATAAATTGGAACTTGCTTCAAATTTCTGAACCTGACTGGAAAATTTGTTAAGTACACTCAAAAAGACACAGGGAGGActacaaacaagaaaaaatcacAGCATATTCAAGCCTGAGACAAACTAACAGAATGAGAAGCTGGGCGCACTAGCCCACCATCAAATCTTCAAAAGGTTTGCAACTAGGAACTCAGAAAGTATTACATATTGGAATTAAAAAGCAATAAGAAAGTTGTTGGGAATAATACGAAGTAAAATAATGTGAGAATTGGAGTAGAAGAAAGTAAAGCATGTTGAGAACGATTTGCATTATTCAGGATATTAGTATACAATCTGTTAGTTACTGCCTTCTACATAATATAAACAAGCTAAGAAGGTCGTATATAGTCCCTGCCTATCCAAGAATTGCAGAAAAACTCCGTAATTAGACATAAAGATAAGAATAAAGTCATTAAAGCACATGTCACTGTAAtaagtcttttttttatatataaaagatgtcCTCAAAGCACATCTCACCTGAATGATACATTGAGAAAGCTCGACTACCCCAATTGCAGGCCTCAGCCATCCATGCCCCTGAGCGGTGCGTGGTATCACCGCCATCTGCACAGATAATAAGAGATTACTTATCTAACAATCGGTATGTAGCtatttcagaaaaatattcTGCTTGAGAGCTAAATCAGTACTTTCTAAAACTACTACAAGACAATGAACAGCGATAGTTGCAGCATGTAACTAAAATAAAGTTTGCAGGGAACTGCTAACTTTATACATCCTTGTATGATACTTCCATCACTCTACAATAGGTTTTCGAGAACCAACCCCTCAACCCCCTCCCCCCTTTCTCCCCCACCCACAGaccaagggaaaaaaaatttgaaattatttattcAGTTATAGAGTATATCTCAGAAAACATGATAATAGATTCCTTTCATTACACCGCATATAAACTCAGACAGAAAATGGAAGAGTTGTGAAGAAAAAAGTGCAGCAGATATTCTGTTCTAGGCAGTTCTACTAAACTGTTGAGAGATAATGTACAAGAATACTTCCAACAGAAGACACAGTTGAAATACTCAGAATGCATCTGAGAACCGAAATCTGCATAATTTCCCTCAAAAACTCCATTATTCATACATGTATAGCTCAACAGAAGTTATGGGTTCGTTTGGTCAAATTTtttagaggatttttttttttactttctggTTCTGATGCAACATAAAGGTGAAAGTAATTTGTGAGAGTTTTGTGcattgagttgtttgttaattttttgcttttttgataaaaagcaaaaaactgtCCTGAAAAAtgttgccaaacaagccctatatTTTGGGGGGGAAGATCTAAGAACTCTTCAAATTCAATGAggaaattataaaaaaactcCTTACTCTCATGGGCCATTTGACTTCCTTAATACTTATGACAACCAATTTTAACAAAGCAGCATACCACAAGATTTAATTGTTAAGAGACAACAGCACAGGCTTACAGGCGGTGACTTCAGTGTTAAACACAATTAGCAATGATTATAGAAGTCTACTCGAAGAATGTAAAAGAGGACATAAACACCTTCATTAATTCTTCAAGAAGGCGAGGTGAAAGTTCTAGCACCCGTCTGAAATCACCTTGCAATGATGGAGGCAAAGTTGCTGATTCACGAGTTAATTGAGCCTGAATCAACAATTCTGTCTGAACAGAAAAGAAAGCAGAAACAAGCATTTAAGAATTTACCAAAAATCCATAGAAATGCAAACTAATTGCCAAATACAGCAAAATATTGGTGCAAAAAGTACCTTAACAAGGGCTGGATGCTGCTTCCAAAACTTAGCTTGCTCTTGCTTAATGTTTTTAAGGTCCAGATTCAACTCACTCCTGACCAACATGAAAAGCTTCTGGAGGG
The Alnus glutinosa chromosome 14, dhAlnGlut1.1, whole genome shotgun sequence genome window above contains:
- the LOC133857176 gene encoding dnaJ protein ERDJ2A-like, which codes for MAASDENSALFPIFILTIMALPLIPYTILKLCRAASKKTKSIHCHCSDCSRSGKYRKSIFKRISNFSTYSNLTLILLWVIVIVLVYYIKNMSREVQVFEPFSILGLESGASDSEIKKAYRRLSIQYHPDKNPDPEAHNYFVEYISKAYQALTDPISRENFEKYGHPDGRQGFQMGIALPQFLLDIDGASGGILLLWIVGVCILLPLVIAVVYLSRSSKYTGNYVMHQTLSAYYYLMKPSLAPSKVMDVFVKAAEYMEIPVRRTDNEPLQKLFMLVRSELNLDLKNIKQEQAKFWKQHPALVKTELLIQAQLTRESATLPPSLQGDFRRVLELSPRLLEELMKMAVIPRTAQGHGWLRPAIGVVELSQCIIQAVPISARKATGGSAEGIATFLQLPHFSEAIIKKIARKKVRTFQDLQDMSLQERAELLTQVAGFSPDCVHDVEMVLEMMPSITIEATCETEGEEGIQEGDVVTVHAWVTLKRGNGLIGALPHAPCYPFHKEENFWFMLADPVSNNVWFSQKVSFMDEAAAITGASKSIEETMEGSGANVKETSVAVREAVDKVKGGSRLVMGKFQAPAEGNYNLTCYCLCDAWIGCDRKTNLKVKILRRTRAGTRGGLVAEEGPITEDGVEEEEENEEEEYDDYESEYSEDEADEQDAKKKGPAANGTLNKRDSSSEGSGTDEE